In a single window of the Ruminococcus albus 7 = DSM 20455 genome:
- a CDS encoding YaiI/YqxD family protein, whose product MRIFIDADGCPVVRLTLDIAKKHEIPVTIVCDTAHEFSRYDAEVITVDKGADSADFALVNLMEKGDIAVTQDYGLAAMCLAKKAYAINQNGLVYNSDNIDSLLMSRHIAKKLKRSGNHLKGPAKRTSDNDKKFVAALENLITETFGKDG is encoded by the coding sequence ATGAGGATATTCATAGATGCGGACGGATGCCCTGTTGTGCGACTAACGCTGGATATAGCTAAAAAGCATGAAATACCTGTGACAATAGTCTGCGATACAGCCCACGAGTTTTCCCGCTATGATGCCGAGGTAATAACCGTCGATAAAGGCGCTGACAGTGCAGACTTCGCTCTGGTGAACCTTATGGAAAAAGGCGATATAGCTGTTACGCAGGACTATGGTCTGGCTGCGATGTGTCTGGCTAAAAAAGCTTATGCCATAAATCAGAACGGACTTGTGTATAACAGTGATAATATCGACTCTCTGCTGATGTCAAGGCATATCGCAAAAAAACTCAAAAGAAGCGGCAACCATCTGAAAGGTCCGGCAAAGCGCACTAGCGATAATGACAAGAAATTCGTGGCGGCGCTTGAAAATCTGATCACAGAAACATTCGGAAAGGACGGATAA
- a CDS encoding HAD family hydrolase yields the protein MKEYKAYIFDFDLTLADSSKGILECFRHTLKYFGYEVPDDSTIYNTIGLTLQDAFDILTGIPMNPQREKMRKVYVEKANEVMSAHTYFYEDTLSILEKLREHDIKIAIVSSKMRYRIVESFEVQLGVHPYDVIVGMEDVTEPKPDPQGIIKAMELLGVTKDEVLYIGDSYIDAESALNAGVDFAAVTTGPTDKETFMCYPNIAIGGSLSEALPEM from the coding sequence ATGAAAGAATACAAGGCCTATATTTTCGATTTTGACCTGACCCTTGCTGATTCGTCAAAGGGTATACTGGAATGTTTCAGGCATACACTGAAATATTTCGGTTATGAAGTACCTGATGACAGTACAATATACAACACCATAGGTCTGACTTTGCAGGATGCATTCGATATTCTTACTGGCATTCCGATGAATCCTCAGCGTGAAAAAATGAGAAAGGTGTATGTAGAAAAGGCAAATGAAGTGATGTCAGCGCATACATATTTCTACGAGGACACTTTGTCCATACTTGAAAAACTTCGTGAGCATGATATAAAGATAGCTATCGTTTCTTCCAAGATGAGGTACAGGATAGTTGAATCATTTGAAGTTCAGCTGGGAGTTCATCCCTATGATGTTATAGTGGGTATGGAGGATGTAACAGAACCCAAGCCAGACCCACAGGGAATCATAAAAGCGATGGAACTTCTGGGTGTGACCAAAGATGAAGTCCTCTATATAGGGGACAGTTACATAGATGCTGAATCAGCCTTAAACGCAGGTGTAGATTTCGCAGCTGTTACCACAGGTCCGACAGATAAGGAGACCTTTATGTGCTACCCGAATATCGCCATAGGTGGTAGTCTTTCCGAGGCACTACCCGAAATGTGA
- a CDS encoding immunity 42 family protein, whose product MFIGDVNYPCDFGFFIERIPEWEDDTIKNGFMFMMMNSELYPQNVRTTTLSTELYDLLAENSALKKPVIDKEIYRSDSETLFTTMAERTHGKDYDALYDLSFFIPFQEITDEGWNIFIISDGDNIKIMSGRWQDEKLLYHDEIEISAKKYFDTIAELEKFYDAF is encoded by the coding sequence ATGTTCATCGGTGATGTAAATTATCCCTGCGATTTCGGATTCTTCATTGAACGTATACCCGAATGGGAAGACGACACGATCAAAAACGGATTTATGTTCATGATGATGAACAGTGAATTATATCCACAAAATGTAAGAACAACAACTCTCAGCACTGAATTATATGATCTTCTGGCAGAAAATTCTGCTTTGAAAAAGCCGGTGATAGATAAAGAAATCTATCGTAGTGACAGCGAAACACTTTTCACCACAATGGCTGAACGTACCCACGGTAAAGACTACGACGCTTTGTACGACCTTTCTTTTTTTATTCCCTTTCAGGAGATAACCGATGAAGGGTGGAATATTTTCATAATATCAGACGGCGATAACATAAAGATCATGTCGGGCAGATGGCAGGACGAAAAGCTTTTATACCACGACGAGATAGAGATATCCGCCAAAAAGTATTTTGATACGATAGCAGAACTTGAAAAATTTTATGATGCATTTTGA
- a CDS encoding hydrolase has product MTNPEENKARFVEIYNANITRKGADKLLTYLLSENSDFFTAPASTKYHSAYEGGLCEHSLNVYDCLKDYLERARVKDVYGMDYPDESIAIVALLHDICKVNLYRVSTRNKKNDVTGQWEKVPYYEYHDTLPYGHGEKSVYIVSSYMRLTREEAMAIRWHMGFSGEENVNTIGQALGMYPLAVATHIADMEATFYIEGEENN; this is encoded by the coding sequence ATGACAAATCCCGAAGAAAACAAAGCAAGGTTCGTTGAGATATACAATGCAAATATAACCAGAAAAGGCGCTGATAAACTGCTAACCTATCTTCTCAGTGAGAACAGTGACTTCTTCACAGCACCTGCTTCGACCAAATATCACAGTGCTTACGAGGGCGGTCTGTGCGAACACAGCCTGAATGTTTACGACTGTCTGAAAGATTATCTTGAAAGGGCAAGGGTCAAAGACGTTTACGGCATGGATTATCCCGATGAAAGCATAGCGATAGTCGCACTGCTGCATGATATATGCAAAGTGAACCTTTACAGAGTAAGCACCCGCAACAAAAAGAACGATGTAACAGGTCAGTGGGAGAAAGTCCCCTACTATGAGTATCACGACACGCTCCCCTATGGACACGGCGAAAAATCCGTTTACATAGTCAGCAGCTACATGAGACTGACCCGCGAAGAAGCTATGGCTATCCGGTGGCATATGGGCTTTTCAGGCGAAGAAAACGTAAACACCATCGGTCAGGCACTTGGGATGTACCCTTTGGCCGTAGCTACACACATCGCTGATATGGAAGCGACCTTCTATATCGAAGGCGAGGAAAACAACTGA